From Nitrososphaerota archaeon:
GTGGCCCATCAAAGTCGATGACGACGTAGCCAAGATCCTCGCTGTGTGGTTAAACTCAACATTCGGCATCCTGCTCCTACTCTCAATAGCGGAAGTAACTCGAGGCCCATGGGTGAAATTTAAGAAGGATATGCTTTCAGATATGCCTATACTCGACATAAACGCTCTAACAAACAAAGATAAGAAACACATCATCCAACTCTTCGACGAAAAGATCCGCAACCTACAACTAAAACCCCTACCAGAAGAATTCGCCAACCCAGAGGCTAGAAGAGTCATCGACGAAGCAATAAGCGAAGCACTCAACCTCAAAATAAAACTAGACACCATCTACAACCTACTCTCAAACGAACCCATGCTTAAAGGCAGATAACCCCATCAACCTCCAACAAAACACATAACTAAAAGAACATCACCACACATCCCCAAGGTGTTCACTTGAAAAAGATTGTAAGAACCGTATGCGGAGGCTGCATGAGCGAATGCGGCGCCCTAGTGCACGTTGAAGATGGAAGAGCGGTCAAAATAGAAGGAGACCCAAACCACCCCTTAAACGCCGGATATATGTGCCCAAAAGGGCTGTCCTTTCTGCAACTACAATACCACCCAGACAGACTCAAGCATCCCCTTAAGAGAATAGGCGCTAAAGGAGCTGGCAAATGGCAACAAATAACGTGGGAAGAAGCATTAAACGAAATAAGCAGCGAACTCTCAAGAATAAGAGATCAATACGGCCCTGAAGCCATAGCGGTCTCATACGGAACCTACCCAAAACGAGTAGCCATAGGGCTAAGCATATTCCTAGCAGCCCTAGGCTCACCCAACCAACTCATCGGAAACTGCCACTACTGCTACACACCACACCTAATAGCCGACCTACTCACCTGCGGAGAAGTCTACACCTGCGAACTAGGAGTCCCAGATTACAAAAAAAGCAGATGCATACTCCTCTGGGGCTTCAACCCACTACACACCTACCCACCACTAGGCAGAAAGATCGTCGAAGCTAAAAGAAAAGGCTCAAAGCTCATAGTCATAGACCCCCGCCACACAGAACTAGCATCCATGGCTGATCTATGGCTACAGATACGACCAGGCACAGACGGCGCATTAGCCCTCGGAATGCTCAACATCATAATAAACAAAGGGCTCTACGACTCCAACTTCGTAAACAACTGGTGCTACGGGTTCGACAAACTCGCTGAGAGAGTAAAAGAATACACACCTGAAAAGGTCGAAAAGATCACCTGGATACCTAAAGAGGACATAATCAAAGCAGCCGAACTCTACGCAACCTCAAAACCAGCATCACTCCAATCCCACCTCGGAGTCTCAATGAGCTACAACTCCGTGCAAGCAAGCAGAGCCCTATCAATCCTCGTAGCAATAACAGGCAACCTCGACATAAAAGGAGGAGCCGAACTACCAAACTACCCAATAAAACTAACCTACATGAACATAAAGAAACACCTCCGCCTAAACAAAGAAATCGAAAAAAGAACCATAGGCGCCAACACCTACCCCCTCCTCTCAGGACCAAACTCATTCAGATGCCTCACACCCCCCAAGCGTCTTTGAAGCCATGCTAACAGGCAAACCATACCCAATCAAAGCACTAATCCTAACCTCAAATCTAGCAGTGAGCTTCGAAGACAGCAAAACAGTTGTTAAAGCCCTAAAAAATCTAGAGCTACTAGTCGTCATGGACTTCTTCATGACACCCTCAGCCGAGCTCGCAGATTACGTCCTACCATCAGCAACATACTTGGAGTGCGACGATATATGCGATGCCTTCACATACACAAATTTCATCGCCGCACGCCAAAAAGCCATAGAACCAGTAGGTGAATGCAGAGACGACAACGAAGTCCTCTTCGAGCTCATAAGAAGGATGGGGCTCAAAACACCCTTCCCAGTAACAACATACCGAGAATTTCTAGACTACCGCTTGAAAGAATTAGGCATAACCTTCGACGAATTCAAAGAAAAAAAATACGTATTCTCCAACGATGTTGAAAGAAGATACGAAAAAGGGATGCTAAGAGAGGATGGCAAACCAGGCTTCAAAACACCCACAGGCAAATGCGAGCTATACTCAACACTACTAGAAAGATTCGGCTACGATCCACTACCAAACTACGTTGAACCACCCGAAAGCCCATACTCCACACCAGACCTAGCAAAAGAATACCCGCTCATCCTCATAACTGGCGCTAGACACATATCCTCCTACCAGACCATGGGTCACAACATCCCACGCCTACGAGAGCTACTCCCGAACCCAATAGTAGAAATACACCCTGAAACCGCAGCGAAGCTCAACATCAAAAACGGCGACTGGGTCTACATACAAACACCAGCAAGCAGCGAAAAAGTGAAGATGCAAGCAGTGCTCACACGAGGCATCCACCCACAAGTCGTCTCAGCACAAGCCCTATGGTGGTATCCAGAAGGCGAAACCTACGAAAAAAGAGCCTACGAACCAAACATAAACGTGATAATCCCCCTAAAGCCCCCCTACGGCTACGAACCCATAGTCGGAACAAACGTGATGAGAGGAAAGCTATGCAAAATCAGCAAAGCTGAGGACTAAACAAACAGCGAAGAAAACCTCTACAACCAACACAAATCTACATAACGACAC
This genomic window contains:
- a CDS encoding molybdopterin-dependent oxidoreductase, producing the protein MKKIVRTVCGGCMSECGALVHVEDGRAVKIEGDPNHPLNAGYMCPKGLSFLQLQYHPDRLKHPLKRIGAKGAGKWQQITWEEALNEISSELSRIRDQYGPEAIAVSYGTYPKRVAIGLSIFLAALGSPNQLIGNCHYCYTPHLIADLLTCGEVYTCELGVPDYKKSRCILLWGFNPLHTYPPLGRKIVEAKRKGSKLIVIDPRHTELASMADLWLQIRPGTDGALALGMLNIIINKGLYDSNFVNNWCYGFDKLAERVKEYTPEKVEKITWIPKEDIIKAAELYATSKPASLQSHLGVSMSYNSVQASRALSILVAITGNLDIKGGAELPNYPIKLTYMNIKKHLRLNKEIEKRTIGANTYPLLSGPNSFRCLTPPKRL
- a CDS encoding molybdopterin-dependent oxidoreductase, encoding MLTGKPYPIKALILTSNLAVSFEDSKTVVKALKNLELLVVMDFFMTPSAELADYVLPSATYLECDDICDAFTYTNFIAARQKAIEPVGECRDDNEVLFELIRRMGLKTPFPVTTYREFLDYRLKELGITFDEFKEKKYVFSNDVERRYEKGMLREDGKPGFKTPTGKCELYSTLLERFGYDPLPNYVEPPESPYSTPDLAKEYPLILITGARHISSYQTMGHNIPRLRELLPNPIVEIHPETAAKLNIKNGDWVYIQTPASSEKVKMQAVLTRGIHPQVVSAQALWWYPEGETYEKRAYEPNINVIIPLKPPYGYEPIVGTNVMRGKLCKISKAED